In Tsukamurella tyrosinosolvens, the genomic window TGCAGGCCGTCGTCGAGGCCGTCGGCCTCGTGCTGCGGGTCGGCCCGCAGCCCGATCGTGGCCTTGAGCGCCAGGCCGATGACGAGGGTCACCGCCATCGCGTAGCCGAGCACCACGACGACCGCGACGGCCTGCCGCCACAGCTGATCGACGCCGCCGCCGTAGAGCAGGCCGTCGCGTCCCGCCGGGGCCGAGGCGCTGCCGACCAGGCCGATCATGAGCATGCCCACCACGCCGCTGACCAGGTGCACGCCCACGACGTCGAGCGAGTCGTCGTAGCGCCAGCGGTACTTGAGCTCGATGGCGTAGGAACTGATCGCGCCCGCGGCGGCACCCACCGCGAGCGCGCCGATCGGCGTGACCGCCGAGCACGACGGGGTGATCGCCACCAGCCCCGCGACGACGCCGGACGCGGCGCCGAAGGACGTGGGCTTGCCGTGCCGCACCTTCTCGACGATCAGCCACGAGACCATCGACACCGCCCCGGCGCCGAGCGTGTTCACGACGATGAGCGCGGCGGAGCCGTTGGCCGCGAGGGTGGAGCCGGCGTTGAACCCGAACCAGCCGAACCACAGCAGTCCGGCGCCGAGCATGACGAAGGGCAGGTTGTGCGGGCGCATCGGATCGCGCGGCCAGCCCGCGCGCCGGCCGAGCAGCAGCGCCATGACCAGGGCCGAGGCTCCGGAGTTGATCTCCACCGCGGTGCCGCCGGCGAAGTCGATCGCCCTGAGGTGTTCGACGATCCAGCCGCCGTGCTCGGCGGTGAGGCCGGGCACCGAGAACACCCAGTGCGCGACCGGGAAGTAGACCAGCGTCGCCCACAGCGCGGCGAAGACGAGCCAGGAGACGAAGCGCATGCGGTCGGCGACCGCGCCGGCGATGAGGGCCACGGTGACCATCGCGAAGCCCGCCTGGAAGGCGACGAAGAGCAGCGCCGGGACCTGCCCGACGAGCGGAACCGCGCCCGCGTCTGACCCGTCGGCCCCGAACGCGCCGAGCAGGCCCCGCAGGCCCGCGAAGGTCGTCGGATCACCCACGACGCCGCCGCGGTCGGGCCCGAAGGTCATGGAGTAGCCGAAGGCGACCCACAGCAGCCACACCACCGGGATGGCGGTGAGGCACATCATCATCATGTTGAGCACGCTCTTGCTGCGCACCATGCCGCCGTAGAACAGGGCGAGCCCCGGGGTCATCAACAGCACGAGCGCGAACGCGGCGAGCAGCCAGGCGGTATCTGCACCATCGACTGCCCCGGTGGTCGGGAACATCGCCGAAGTGTAGCGGGCTAGGCCACCGATGCCTCCGCCAAGACCGACCGAATCTCCTTGCAGGCGTCGAGAATCGGTCGAATCCCGGGCGAACCGGGCGAACCGCACACGGGGGTGACGGTCGCGCGGGCCAGATCGCGGCGCGGCAGGCCGACCTCGTCGTAGAGCCGGAGCGCGGGGGCCGCGAGGTCCTGCGGCGCGGCGCGGCGCGGCGCGGCGACCGCGGGCGCGAGGCCCAGTCCCACGACGGTGCGCGACTCGGCGAGCTCACCGAAGCCCTCGTAGTCGGCCGCGGTCAGCCGGGTCGCGTCGAGCAGCGCACCGTCGACGGGGACGCGGCGCACCACGTCCCAGTCGATGGGCCCGCACAGGTGAACGAGGACCGGGGCACCCGCGTCGTGGAGGGCGTCGACCACGGAGGCGAGCAACTCGGCGGCCTCCGGCGCCGGGACGGCGCGCACGGGGTCGAGCTTGGTGAGCGCGGGGACGGTGCCGTGCACGACCGACCACAGGGACGGCTCGTCGAGCTGCACCACGACGTCGGCGCCGAGCCGTCGCCGCAGGTCGG contains:
- a CDS encoding ammonium transporter produces the protein MFPTTGAVDGADTAWLLAAFALVLLMTPGLALFYGGMVRSKSVLNMMMMCLTAIPVVWLLWVAFGYSMTFGPDRGGVVGDPTTFAGLRGLLGAFGADGSDAGAVPLVGQVPALLFVAFQAGFAMVTVALIAGAVADRMRFVSWLVFAALWATLVYFPVAHWVFSVPGLTAEHGGWIVEHLRAIDFAGGTAVEINSGASALVMALLLGRRAGWPRDPMRPHNLPFVMLGAGLLWFGWFGFNAGSTLAANGSAALIVVNTLGAGAVSMVSWLIVEKVRHGKPTSFGAASGVVAGLVAITPSCSAVTPIGALAVGAAAGAISSYAIELKYRWRYDDSLDVVGVHLVSGVVGMLMIGLVGSASAPAGRDGLLYGGGVDQLWRQAVAVVVVLGYAMAVTLVIGLALKATIGLRADPQHEADGLDDGLHAESAYDFHVVRGGRLEPGR